ATAATGCCTTGCTTTTCATGTGAGAAAAACCACGAAATAGCTGAACTTATGGCTAATTTGCAACCTAGATTAGTTTCTAAAAAGCGCGTATGTATTTCACAATCCCATGAAATATGTCCAAGCAAAAAGGCACGAATACGCTCTATTTTTGCTTTATCATCTGTGTGCCTGCTACCATCTCCAGCGAGGTAGATTCTAGGAGGTTTAACTTTGGCAATTTGTGCAAATACGCGCTTTGTAGTATCAAAGCGATTAAAAAATAGCAGCAACACGGCATTGCAGCAAGTGTATGGAGTGCGGATAGCTTGATACATTATGCCACATATAGGGCAGCATAATGCACAAAGTTATGTGCTACCCCCCCCTGTTGGTATTAGAAAGCTTATCTTTTAAGTGTCGCGAAATTTTTAGAATCTTATTCAGTGCGCGCGTAGGCAGGGGCTTTTTGAGACTTAGCTCAAATGCCTTAATGCGCTCAAATGCAAGCGCAGATTCTGTAATTTGGCTTGGATAAGTGATAGGAAATTTGGTATTAATATTTGCCGCATTATATATCTCTCCTCCAGGTCCGCAATGCTCGCCGCTCCCATCAAAGCCAATTTGCTGGATATATGAAATTGTCGGGTGGAGGGTTAGGGCTTTATGTTTGTAGGCAAGCAAGTAGTTAAAAATCGCCCAAGTTTTAAGTTTGCCTTTATGGTTAGCAAGCAGTTGTTGGAAATAGCCCGCTGTGCCATCAAGGTTAATATAATTAATATCAGCTTGTGTGAAATTATCAAGTATCCATTGTGTGTCGCGGTGAAAATACTGCCATCTGTCTGCCCAGCTTGCCCAACCCCAGCAGCTTGCTATGCGTGAGAAGTAGCAATCACCCAAGCCCTGCGGATTAATAGGATAACTCCAAGCAGATATACTCCACACCTTTGGTGTATCTTTGTATCGCTCAAGACTTTCATTCATATATGCTAAAAATACGCGTGAAGTTACAATATCATCTTCCAAAATAATTGCCCTGCCATATTGCTCCATAAGCGCACTTACACCATCGGTTATAGAATCTGCTAGACCAAAATTATGCGGGCGTTCTATGAGGGTTAGGCTTTTGAAATATTTATGGTGCGTATTTTGGATTTGAAATGATTGCAAATACGCGCGCACTTCCTTGATAGAATCTAGCTGCTGCTGTGTGGCTTGCGGTTTGGGCGCATCTTGATAAATAACAAGGTCGCTGTGTTTTGCTAGTGTATTAAGGCTTAGGGCTTGAAGGGTTTGCTGTGTGTGTTTAGGGCGATTGTAGGTAAAAAGCACAATAGGCGCGCAAGGCTTCATATATGGCTCTTTTGGGCGCGTAGATAGTAGGAGAATGAAAGGGAATGAAAATAAATAAAGGTGCTAAGAAATTGAGAGAGATATATAAATCTTAAAAGATTTATACAGAATCTTGCTCTTGCCCCCCCCCTAGTGAAGATATGAGCTAAATTGCCTCTATTTAGTCCATCTATCATGGAAATAGAGGTGCAATTAACAATATGCGGGAATACCTTGCCAAGGACGCTATATGCTTTAAACGCCTCTGCGCAGCATTGCAGGTGAAATGATAAAGGATAGGGCGTATAAATTTTCTCTGCATTTTTATGATAATAGTGCGTATCAAGGCAATATACTTTATTATCGCTATCAACAAATAGCTCACTATGCCAGCTGCTATCAGCTCCGAGCAGATAAATTTCTTTGTATTTGAGCGTTACCGCGCAGCAAAGCGCAGCAAGTAAAACATTTATCCCGCTAGGAATGGCAAGATTACGCGTGTAGAGCCATTTTTGCAATAAAGGGAAAGTATAGAGTTCAGAAGCATTAAAAAGCGCGATATGCAAGCGTGGATTTGTTAGATGTATGCCCTTTTGTGTACGATTATGATAAAAATGGTTAGGCGCTAGAATATACATATCCCAATTTACGCGATTTAGGCTTTTACTAAGATTATGTATAGATGCTTTAAGCAAGCCCTGCACATCTTCGCTCTGTGTATAAAATCCCCAATACGCCGGGTCCATAAGCACATAATATTTAGGCTTTAACTCAAAGGCTAGTTTGTGCGTGATGGCTTGATTTACCATCATAAGCTCTTCATTGGCGAGATTTGCTTTATATGCGGCTATATCGCCATTGAGACTAGGACCATTGCCCAAGA
This DNA window, taken from Helicobacter jaachi, encodes the following:
- a CDS encoding 6-hydroxymethylpterin diphosphokinase MptE-like protein, with the translated sequence MKKLKRNLIHMARLLWYMQDFIRHSTLFPSLTKIIPQKSRVFILGNGPSLNGDIAAYKANLANEELMMVNQAITHKLAFELKPKYYVLMDPAYWGFYTQSEDVQGLLKASIHNLSKSLNRVNWDMYILAPNHFYHNRTQKGIHLTNPRLHIALFNASELYTFPLLQKWLYTRNLAIPSGINVLLAALCCAVTLKYKEIYLLGADSSWHSELFVDSDNKVYCLDTHYYHKNAEKIYTPYPLSFHLQCCAEAFKAYSVLGKVFPHIVNCTSISMIDGLNRGNLAHIFTRGGARARFCINLLRFIYLSQFLSTFIYFHSLSFSYYLRAQKSHI